One genomic region from Candidatus Thorarchaeota archaeon encodes:
- a CDS encoding PadR family transcriptional regulator: MFPQMPEMLKQVIQTFREKGALSPDTAMTLEELGLPKTFKMRLTGVFSEFLPIVEVNEKYYLSEELVASIEERFKSGWMRHTATVPKGFLRLRSIRLLMEKPMSGSEIADAIEAETGGRWRPKPGSIYPLLARLKKNGIIEETLHGQKGMKRYRLTKKGLDLIEQEKGLLEQMQGRLSSGMIPPFFLFGMGRDDPILQAGFRILQGLRGLGPLMGQDASTDVKKKVVRILNTAAKKIEALASELEHERESSD; the protein is encoded by the coding sequence TTGTTCCCACAGATGCCGGAAATGCTCAAACAAGTCATTCAGACCTTTCGTGAGAAGGGTGCTCTGAGTCCTGACACCGCAATGACGCTTGAAGAACTTGGACTTCCAAAGACGTTCAAGATGCGGCTGACCGGTGTGTTCTCAGAGTTTCTTCCTATTGTAGAAGTCAATGAGAAATACTATCTCTCTGAAGAACTGGTGGCCTCTATAGAGGAACGTTTCAAATCTGGATGGATGCGTCATACGGCAACTGTCCCGAAGGGATTTCTGCGTCTACGATCGATCAGGCTTCTTATGGAAAAGCCGATGTCCGGGTCAGAGATCGCTGATGCGATCGAGGCTGAGACCGGTGGTCGGTGGAGGCCTAAACCTGGAAGCATCTATCCTCTGCTGGCGCGTCTGAAGAAGAACGGCATCATTGAGGAGACTCTCCATGGGCAGAAAGGGATGAAGCGGTATCGGCTCACGAAAAAGGGTCTTGATCTCATAGAGCAGGAGAAGGGTCTCCTAGAACAGATGCAAGGTCGTCTGTCCAGTGGGATGATCCCGCCATTCTTTCTCTTTGGCATGGGCCGGGATGATCCGATCCTTCAGGCAGGATTTCGAATCTTGCAAGGTCTACGTGGACTGGGCCCGCTCATGGGCCAAGATGCCTCGACAGATGTGAAGAAGAAGGTAGTCCGGATTCTGAATACCGCCGCGAAGAAGATTGAGGCACTCGCCTCTGAGCTTGAACACGAACGAGAGTCATCAGACTGA
- a CDS encoding ABC transporter ATP-binding protein, whose translation MSTVLEVEQITKTYMLGKVPVEALRGVSFSVQQGEYISILGPSGSGKSTLLNMIGALDRPTSGRLVITGKDTSTADDNLLADLRQNVGFVFQFFNLIPRLDAIGNVELPLAIAGVGRKERRERAVKMLENVGLTDRMHHRPAELSGGERQRVAVARALVNNPQFILMDEPTGNLDSKTALEIMTLVRELNEQFGVTVIVVTHDQEIGRQASRILRMRDGLIIAEEAN comes from the coding sequence ATGAGCACAGTATTAGAAGTAGAACAAATAACCAAGACATACATGCTGGGAAAAGTGCCTGTTGAGGCACTACGAGGTGTCAGTTTCTCAGTACAGCAAGGAGAGTATATCTCCATCCTTGGTCCCTCTGGAAGCGGAAAGTCCACCCTCTTGAACATGATCGGGGCATTGGATAGGCCAACTTCCGGACGCCTGGTGATCACAGGAAAGGACACAAGCACTGCCGATGACAATCTCCTTGCCGACCTACGACAGAACGTTGGCTTTGTGTTCCAGTTCTTTAATCTCATTCCACGACTGGATGCCATTGGTAACGTAGAACTTCCTCTGGCGATCGCAGGTGTCGGTAGGAAGGAGCGGAGAGAACGCGCAGTCAAGATGTTGGAGAATGTCGGTCTCACGGATCGCATGCATCATCGACCTGCTGAACTGAGTGGTGGCGAGCGGCAGCGCGTTGCAGTTGCCCGTGCCCTCGTCAACAATCCACAGTTCATTCTGATGGATGAACCGACCGGGAATCTCGACTCGAAGACCGCTCTGGAGATCATGACTCTGGTCAGAGAATTGAATGAGCAGTTCGGGGTGACCGTGATCGTTGTGACACATGACCAAGAGATCGGTCGGCAGGCCAGTCGAATTCTACGAATGCGTGACGGCCTAATCATTGCGGAGGAGGCCAACTAA
- a CDS encoding ABC transporter permease produces the protein MKVRDIFSYSFSAIRLRKLRAGLTTLGVVIGIAAIVALMSITQGFQVAMTSQLEEGLASDTLIVGNSRMSFSGPDSDFTLLVNDTDTITKIDGVQTAIPVMSKTCKVYFNSTEYTLPTSGVDFEKYAQVYSTFSTVEGEIPLSSPEGKVVVGHTIADPWKNGTRNVVVGDNITLSWTGRVNGSLVTTNRSFIVAGVLDEIGAFSMGPSDSGIYIPISDAQDFFDTEEVSNIVVKLVNGDETTIDNVTQAIEDAFEDLVKVTSPTAVLDTINNALGMMTTLLVGIAAISLFVAGVGIMNIMIVSLMERTREIGILKGLGMKNRTVMAVFLTEAMLIGLLGAVFGVGLGYFVATIFSRLTTGSSSLSGPRPMSFPSFTPVFSINVLLGAMFFGIVVSVVFGLYPAWRASRLRPVDALRYE, from the coding sequence GTGAAAGTACGTGACATCTTCTCATACTCGTTCTCAGCAATACGGCTACGAAAATTGCGAGCAGGACTGACTACGCTAGGTGTGGTCATCGGGATCGCTGCAATTGTAGCATTGATGTCCATCACTCAGGGCTTTCAGGTGGCAATGACCAGTCAATTAGAAGAAGGATTAGCGTCCGACACTCTGATCGTAGGTAACAGTCGGATGAGTTTCAGTGGTCCCGATTCGGACTTTACACTGCTGGTGAATGATACTGATACGATTACTAAGATAGACGGCGTGCAGACCGCTATTCCTGTCATGTCAAAGACCTGTAAGGTCTACTTCAACAGTACTGAGTATACCTTGCCCACCAGTGGGGTGGACTTTGAAAAGTACGCCCAGGTCTACAGCACCTTCTCCACAGTGGAAGGTGAGATCCCTCTCAGCTCTCCAGAAGGCAAGGTTGTTGTTGGTCATACCATTGCTGATCCTTGGAAGAACGGGACGCGCAACGTGGTAGTCGGCGATAACATCACTCTCTCATGGACCGGTCGGGTGAATGGCAGTCTTGTCACAACGAACAGATCGTTCATTGTGGCTGGTGTGCTTGATGAGATCGGTGCGTTTTCAATGGGCCCCTCGGACTCTGGGATCTATATCCCCATCTCTGATGCTCAGGACTTCTTTGATACTGAGGAGGTCTCGAACATAGTCGTCAAACTTGTCAATGGTGATGAGACTACGATCGACAATGTTACTCAGGCAATTGAGGATGCCTTCGAGGACCTTGTGAAAGTGACCTCGCCAACCGCTGTGCTTGACACCATAAATAATGCACTCGGCATGATGACCACCCTGCTCGTCGGGATCGCCGCGATCTCTCTCTTTGTTGCTGGCGTCGGGATCATGAACATCATGATCGTCTCGCTGATGGAACGGACTCGTGAGATCGGCATCCTGAAAGGGCTGGGCATGAAGAATCGGACTGTCATGGCCGTCTTCCTCACTGAGGCTATGTTGATCGGTCTGCTTGGCGCAGTCTTTGGAGTTGGCCTCGGCTATTTTGTAGCGACTATCTTCTCTCGATTGACTACTGGTTCTTCGTCACTTAGTGGTCCTCGACCAATGTCATTCCCGTCCTTTACTCCGGTCTTTAGCATCAATGTCCTCCTTGGGGCTATGTTCTTTGGAATCGTGGTCAGCGTGGTCTTTGGACTCTATCCTGCATGGAGAGCGTCACGCCTCCGACCGGTCGATGCTCTTCGCTATGAGTAA
- the cas1 gene encoding CRISPR-associated endonuclease Cas1, translated as MGFELESIILDEFGLFLGKKGERFVVKKSGKALAEFPVSEVERIIISSAGVSVSSAALYLAVVNRVQIAFTYSSGKPFGFLTPVQGHGTVITRRAQYLEAESAIATRLVLGFIRGKLANQRNLLKSWAKNRTRTSPETSDYLFAQSKRVDTAIKDLVEIEGRLTGEIRQTIMNIEGRAAQSYWEGVAKILPPELGFTGRETRGARDPMNMLFNYGYGVLYTAIWSAVTIAGLDPFAGFLHVDRPGRPSLVLDLIEEFRQQIVDRPVIAVVIRGSLPPREIIAEGELSKLARQNVAKSVIERLDERVTYDDSKISLKNVIQRQAWMVVKVLRRQKDKYDPFIQRW; from the coding sequence GTGGGGTTTGAACTGGAATCGATCATTTTAGATGAGTTTGGACTTTTCTTAGGGAAGAAAGGGGAACGGTTTGTAGTAAAGAAGTCTGGGAAGGCACTAGCTGAATTTCCGGTAAGTGAGGTAGAGCGGATCATAATTTCCTCGGCAGGGGTATCGGTTAGTAGTGCAGCGTTGTACTTAGCAGTAGTGAACCGGGTTCAGATCGCATTCACATATTCAAGTGGCAAGCCATTTGGATTTCTCACACCGGTTCAGGGTCATGGTACAGTAATCACGAGGCGAGCGCAATATTTAGAGGCTGAATCAGCAATAGCAACAAGGTTGGTACTAGGTTTCATAAGAGGAAAGTTAGCTAACCAGCGCAACTTGTTAAAGTCATGGGCTAAGAACAGGACGCGGACATCTCCTGAAACTTCGGACTATCTATTTGCGCAAAGCAAAAGGGTCGATACAGCAATCAAAGATCTTGTGGAGATAGAGGGACGTTTGACTGGTGAGATTCGCCAGACGATCATGAATATAGAAGGTCGTGCCGCACAGAGCTACTGGGAGGGGGTCGCAAAGATTCTCCCGCCGGAGCTGGGATTTACTGGGCGAGAGACACGAGGCGCACGGGATCCGATGAATATGTTATTCAATTACGGGTATGGAGTGCTATACACAGCGATCTGGTCAGCAGTAACAATAGCTGGTCTAGATCCGTTTGCTGGTTTTTTACATGTGGACAGACCAGGCCGGCCCTCGCTCGTCCTTGATCTTATTGAGGAATTCAGGCAACAGATCGTGGATCGACCCGTTATTGCAGTGGTAATACGTGGAAGTCTTCCGCCAAGAGAAATTATCGCAGAGGGAGAATTATCGAAATTGGCAAGACAAAATGTGGCCAAGTCCGTTATCGAGCGACTGGATGAGCGAGTGACCTATGATGATTCAAAGATCTCTCTCAAGAATGTGATCCAACGCCAAGCGTGGATGGTCGTGAAGGTTCTGAGGCGACAGAAGGACAAGTACGACCCATTTATCCAGAGGTGGTAA
- the cas2 gene encoding CRISPR-associated endonuclease Cas2 — translation MHIIVIYDITDDGLRGKISERLKDYGLERIQFSAFQGELMRHSFNSLIVDMRRFLNDGIETDSIVIFQLCSSCFNGRIVLGAEKEMEKDEVRVSFF, via the coding sequence ATGCACATCATAGTGATCTATGATATTACAGATGATGGACTACGGGGAAAGATCAGTGAACGTCTGAAGGACTATGGTCTTGAACGGATTCAATTCAGTGCGTTTCAGGGAGAGCTGATGAGGCATAGTTTCAACTCTCTAATTGTTGATATGCGACGGTTCTTGAATGATGGGATCGAGACCGATTCAATTGTGATATTTCAACTCTGTAGTTCGTGCTTTAATGGACGTATTGTGCTTGGTGCAGAGAAGGAGATGGAGAAAGATGAAGTTCGAGTATCGTTTTTCTGA
- the cas4 gene encoding CRISPR-associated protein Cas4 yields MKFEYRFSEDLDVEENFLTPTDVKQYVFCPRVTYFTRVVQIRPIMSSQQPDAKKDHVRIADHEKRRRNMLKQSFPFTVAKRKFELFFRSPRLQVHGKVDMLVITNEGEYIPVEFKAMVSKNRQVRLDHKYQLAVIALLIEDHYDTIVRRGYLHYMKDEQTVQVFLTEGVKRRAQVYLRRIRDLLDAGVVPEPRRECRYSRVGCGFADQCRDL; encoded by the coding sequence ATGAAGTTCGAGTATCGTTTTTCTGAAGACCTGGATGTTGAGGAGAATTTTCTCACACCAACTGATGTCAAGCAGTACGTTTTCTGTCCTCGTGTCACGTATTTCACGCGGGTAGTTCAAATTCGACCGATCATGAGTTCGCAACAACCGGATGCAAAGAAAGATCATGTGCGTATAGCGGACCATGAAAAGCGGAGGCGGAATATGCTAAAGCAGAGTTTTCCTTTTACTGTTGCAAAACGTAAGTTCGAGCTCTTTTTTCGATCACCGCGATTACAGGTCCACGGTAAGGTGGACATGCTGGTGATAACGAATGAGGGGGAGTATATCCCTGTCGAGTTCAAAGCGATGGTCAGCAAAAATCGGCAGGTGCGGTTAGATCACAAATATCAGCTTGCTGTCATTGCGTTGCTCATTGAGGACCACTATGATACAATTGTCCGAAGGGGTTATCTGCATTATATGAAAGACGAGCAGACTGTTCAGGTCTTTCTGACCGAGGGCGTGAAGCGTCGAGCACAGGTCTATCTTAGACGTATCCGCGATCTGCTCGATGCTGGAGTTGTTCCCGAACCGCGTAGAGAATGTCGATACTCTCGTGTCGGGTGTGGATTTGCGGATCAGTGTCGTGATCTGTGA
- the cas10d gene encoding type I-D CRISPR-associated protein Cas10d/Csc3 has protein sequence MSSQADKLEQIRRGLISMALDQQWNFKYAKFGREHKQSLFVHALNTFSVTKVLAENLFDLDTDSVIIACLAGFLHDYQKADEKWQSAALSFMSGKRVQGSAFSHDDGSDDQRSRLVDLLQQAEAAMDPGHTVKISQFADRILNIIVYTHDTQNRADAARRKKQVGPIDALVPVVRLSDAIASIKTPAEILRRAHDLDLPTDKTVSFEYHELSMIRGLTTTFLNQALLELMKECGYIPLLYFGSGTVYLVVGEPTIPDNVMERLEELLDDQVTTFQGTTFYKTHITNAVIGPLTQTTWPCVHLADVNSIPQILAHISNMPTTNKDKKYGKSLYDSAKAKHKPAVETFLKQIGADRDETLAEMGSDFSFLIYVASFLKEYQDIAKAAGVIDEYTADVNDWLKALLGEFDLELCSKKIKNTADLTTRVEIITKLWQVGTKDLHRLPREKKRKILIKNYETLMVRVLKKYKRYAPPIFSETSKKLLFADVAHVPFVLLSDTEIRSQADGPSKRYQAGKEKSRRICSLCGAVAEDTAPAPLFGDGSEKFSNFLPAGVSIGSGKKAQVCDLCIAEGTLRALFFPSPPATTFIVLPDLSLSPELAKQWADGVQSFAMREKIGLSSSRVWNMTDIYKLLARGEIVNNATDLSDLLHPTKQRVDDLAKHLRNDAGKPENVGYRDLVGIGKLETFEEIARAHLHGDIEIEPDHLMDFQMPQPLQSSTYLTPNHLFMFLRNPPYEDKEESKSTTAIRTYFMAMLLAVVYHARVITMEGFQPISDFTLKGLVRTQLPAPASIALASYGITEEMPLSNVKDALQKLAAVTLITLYQVKKLGKDRLLRILSMNRGAILRRAQTELGEKLKGGTRRRLVNWLDVLPDIVDDHPIIIE, from the coding sequence ATGTCCAGCCAAGCCGATAAACTTGAACAGATCCGAAGAGGCCTCATCTCAATGGCACTTGACCAGCAGTGGAATTTCAAGTATGCTAAATTTGGAAGAGAACATAAACAGTCTCTCTTTGTTCATGCGTTAAACACTTTTTCAGTGACCAAGGTACTTGCTGAAAACCTCTTCGATCTTGATACTGATTCTGTTATCATCGCGTGTCTGGCCGGATTTCTACATGATTACCAAAAAGCGGATGAGAAGTGGCAGTCAGCAGCTTTAAGCTTTATGAGCGGCAAGCGGGTCCAAGGGAGTGCCTTCTCTCATGATGATGGGTCTGATGACCAACGTTCACGGCTCGTTGACCTTCTCCAACAGGCTGAGGCTGCAATGGATCCCGGTCACACTGTCAAGATTTCCCAGTTCGCAGATCGCATTCTGAATATTATTGTGTACACTCACGATACACAAAATAGAGCAGATGCCGCTCGGAGAAAAAAACAGGTCGGTCCAATTGATGCATTGGTGCCTGTTGTCAGGCTGTCCGATGCCATTGCGAGTATCAAAACTCCCGCTGAGATTCTTCGCCGTGCACATGATCTTGATCTTCCGACGGATAAGACAGTCTCTTTCGAATATCATGAGCTCTCAATGATCCGTGGGCTCACGACGACCTTTCTGAATCAAGCGCTTCTAGAACTCATGAAGGAATGTGGCTATATTCCATTGTTGTATTTTGGAAGTGGAACCGTATACTTAGTTGTAGGGGAGCCAACAATACCGGATAATGTGATGGAGCGTCTTGAAGAGTTGCTTGATGATCAGGTCACGACGTTCCAAGGAACAACATTTTACAAAACACACATCACTAATGCAGTAATTGGGCCATTGACTCAGACTACTTGGCCCTGTGTGCATCTGGCTGATGTGAATTCGATCCCCCAAATACTCGCGCATATCTCAAATATGCCTACAACTAACAAGGACAAGAAATATGGCAAGTCACTTTATGATTCGGCAAAGGCAAAGCATAAACCTGCTGTAGAAACCTTCCTCAAACAAATCGGTGCAGATCGTGATGAGACCCTTGCGGAAATGGGTTCTGATTTTAGTTTTCTAATTTATGTTGCCAGCTTTCTCAAAGAGTATCAGGATATTGCAAAAGCAGCAGGTGTTATCGACGAGTATACCGCCGATGTTAATGATTGGTTGAAAGCACTCTTGGGCGAATTTGATCTCGAGCTATGTTCTAAAAAGATTAAAAATACCGCAGATCTCACAACCCGTGTTGAAATTATTACCAAGCTATGGCAAGTCGGAACCAAAGATCTCCATAGACTGCCTCGCGAAAAGAAACGAAAGATCCTAATTAAAAACTATGAGACCCTAATGGTTCGAGTTCTTAAAAAGTACAAACGTTATGCGCCCCCAATATTTTCAGAAACATCCAAGAAATTGCTTTTTGCTGATGTTGCTCACGTTCCTTTTGTACTTCTCTCGGACACTGAGATCAGATCTCAAGCAGATGGCCCTTCGAAAAGGTATCAGGCCGGAAAAGAAAAGTCAAGGCGGATCTGTAGTCTGTGTGGGGCTGTAGCTGAAGATACCGCTCCTGCGCCATTATTTGGAGATGGGTCTGAAAAGTTCAGTAATTTTCTTCCTGCGGGGGTTAGTATTGGTAGCGGTAAAAAAGCGCAGGTCTGTGATCTCTGCATAGCCGAGGGCACTCTACGTGCGTTATTCTTCCCGTCACCTCCGGCAACTACGTTCATTGTTTTACCCGATCTTTCATTGAGTCCTGAATTAGCGAAACAATGGGCGGACGGTGTTCAATCATTTGCAATGAGGGAAAAAATTGGTCTCAGCTCTAGCCGAGTATGGAACATGACCGATATCTACAAACTATTAGCTCGTGGCGAAATTGTCAACAACGCAACAGATCTCTCTGATCTGTTACACCCGACTAAACAACGTGTTGACGATTTGGCCAAGCATTTGCGTAATGATGCTGGGAAGCCTGAGAATGTTGGATATCGTGATCTTGTAGGTATTGGCAAGCTGGAAACATTTGAGGAGATTGCTCGCGCGCACTTGCACGGAGATATCGAGATTGAACCTGACCATCTGATGGATTTTCAAATGCCCCAACCATTGCAGAGTTCAACCTATTTAACGCCTAATCATCTTTTCATGTTCCTTCGAAATCCACCCTATGAAGACAAAGAAGAATCGAAGAGCACGACTGCAATACGTACATACTTTATGGCGATGCTCTTGGCAGTGGTCTATCATGCCCGCGTAATAACGATGGAAGGATTCCAGCCCATTTCAGATTTTACTCTAAAGGGGCTTGTACGCACTCAATTACCAGCTCCCGCGTCCATTGCACTTGCATCCTACGGGATTACCGAGGAGATGCCTCTCTCGAATGTTAAGGATGCACTGCAAAAGCTGGCGGCTGTAACGTTGATCACTTTATATCAGGTAAAGAAACTTGGCAAGGATCGCCTTCTCAGAATTCTCTCGATGAATCGTGGGGCTATTCTTCGAAGGGCACAGACTGAACTCGGAGAGAAACTCAAGGGAGGGACCCGACGAAGACTGGTCAATTGGCTAGATGTCTTGCCAGATATCGTTGATGATCATCCAATAATAATCGAATGA